The Rhea pennata isolate bPtePen1 chromosome 34 unlocalized genomic scaffold, bPtePen1.pri SUPER_34_unloc_4, whole genome shotgun sequence genomic interval CCTTGGGGGCGGGGCTTcaggggagggggcggggcttcaGGGGAGGGGCTTTGGACATGCAGCTGGGGTATCAGGGCTTGGGGCGGGGCTTtagggggagggggcggggcttagGGGAGGCGGGGCTTGAGTCTGGGAGCATCAGGGCTTGGGGCGGAGCTTtagggggagggggcggggcttagGGGAGGCGGGGCTTGAGTCTGGGAGCATCAGGGCTTGGGGCGGGGCTTtagggggagggggcggggcttagGGGAGGCGGGGCTTGAGCCTGGGAGCATCAGGGCTTGGGGGCGGGGCTTtagggggagggggcggggcttggggGAGGCGGGGCTTGAGCCTGGGAGCATCAGGGCTTGGGGGCGGGGCTTtagggggagggggcggggcttggggGAGGAGGCGTGTGACCTGCTTGGGCaccggggggagggggggggggggtgtttttttgCTGGGCGAGGGGGCGTGGCCTGAGAGCGGTGGGCGGGGCCAGGGCTTTACGGGCGGAGGGTGTGGGCGTGGCCGAGAGGAGGGTGTGGGCGTGGCCCGGGGGGGTGTGTGGGCGTGGCCTGAGGACTCCTGCGGCCGGGTGCGGGTGGAGGAtcggtggtggtgggggggggggggaaggggcgtGGGCGTGGCCCGGCCGCCTgagccccgcccccctcccgcAGCCGTTCGGGGCGgggccccccggcgcggccccgccccggccccgcccccgccccccccggcggcggtgggggcggcgCTGCTGGAGCCGCGGGGGCCCCCCCACGACTACCTGCCCATCGCGGTGCTCACGACgctctgctgcttctggccCACCGGCGTCGTCGCCATCGTCAAGGCCGTGcaggtgcggggggggggggcgtggagggggggggatgatggggggctgccccccccccgccccgccccggcgctgacccccgtgtcccccccccccccccgcaggtgCGCGCGGCCGTGGCGCGCGGCGACATCGTCTCGGCGGAGATCGCGTCGCGCGAGGCCCGCAACTTCTCCTTCATCAGCCTGGCCGTGGGCATCGCCGCCATGGTGCTCTGCACCATCCTCACCGTCGTCATCATCATCGCCGCCCAGCACCACGACAACGACTGGGAGCCCTAGCGccgaccccccccccgcgccgccccccggcccccgcggcccccgcggccccggcggcggcaccgcggaCCCCCCGGCATCACCACGGCGACGCTGAGGTTGCTCTAGTGGCGCCATGGCAACACCGCGGACCCCCCGGCATCACCACGGCGACGCTGAggctgccccggcggcgccATGGCAACACCGCAGACCCCCCCGGCATCACCATGGCGACGCTgaggccgccccggcggcgccaTGGCAACACCGCAGACCCCCCCGGCATCACCACGGCGACGCTGAGGTTGCTCTAGTGGCGCCATGGCAACACCGGGACCCCCCGGCATCACCATGGCGACGCTgaggccgccccggcggcgccaTGGCAACACCGGGGACCCCCCGGCATCACCATGGCGACGCTGAggccgcccccggcggcgccATGGCAACACCGCGGACCCCCCAGCATCACCACGGCGACACTGAGGCTGCCCCGGCGGCACCATGGCAACACTGGGGACCTCCCAGCATCACCATGGCGACGCTGAGGACCCCCTACCCAGCATCACCGTGGCAACACCGAGCGCTCGCAGCATTGTCACGGCAACACCGAGAATGCTCTAACGATGCCATAGCAACACCAGGGACTCCCAGCATCACCACGGCAACACTAAAGAcaacgccccccccccccttccccagcaaCACCCACGACAACACTGGGACGCTCAGCATCACCATGGCAACACTGAAAACTCCCATCACCATCATCATGGCAGCACTGAGCACCCCCAGCATCACCATGGCAACACCTAGGATGCCTACCAACGCTCAGTGTCCCTAGTGACGCCATGGCAACAGCCTCAGCAACACCCAGGGCCCCTAGCGACGCCACAGCAACACCCAGGCGGCCTAGCAACAACCCCCGCAACAGCCCTGGCAACCCCAGGGGCCCCTTGGCGACGTCCTGGCAACGCTGGGGGCTCCTAGCAACAGCCCTGGCTACCGGTACAGCCACCCTGCGCGTTGCCACAGCAACACCCAAGACGCATCCCTGCATTGCCATGGCAACGaccgcccccctccccgctttGCCCCATGGCCCCGCCCCTGGTGGGCGAGGCTCCCATGATGCTTTGTGCCAGGGCCCTGCCTCATTTGCATGCCAAGCCCCGCCTCTCTCCCCTGCAGGGCTCCGCCCCCCTGGCTGaagccccgcccctccctgcccccaccCCTGTGATGAGTTTTGCTGCTGACGGTTCAATAAATCTCTATATTGATAATGACGCCGCGGAGCCTCGTGGGCCCCGGCGCTCGTTGGGGGGGGGTCATTAACTGTGGGGCTCATTATGGGGGACTCATTAGCTGCGGGGTTCGTTAGCAGCTGGCCcacccccccctccaaaaaccACCGCTGTCTCCATGGCAACGGTCGCCAGGCAGATCCGGGGCTGCTGGCAACCGCACGCCGGATGCACGCCCGCCCGCTAACGAAGCCGCCCCTCGTTACACCTCAACCTTTTTATTACCCCGGAGCGGGAGCACCCCCACCAAAACCCCCAAAAGTCTGTTTCCACGGTGACGGTTGCCGGGCAGATTAGGGCTGGGCAGCAACCGCTCCCCGGACGGCTCCCTTCCAGGGCGACGGTTGCCGGCAGATTAGGGCCGGGCGGCAACCGCTCGCCGGACGGGCTCCCTCCCAGGGTGACGGTTGCCGGGCAGATTAGGGCTGGGCAGCAACCGCTCCCCGGACGGGCTCTCTTCCAGGGTGACGGTTGCCGGGCAGATTAGGGCCGGGCGGCAACCGCTCCCCGGACGGGCTCCCTTCCAGGGTGACGGTTGCCGGGCAGATTAGGGCCGGGCGGCAACCGCTCCCCGGACGGCTCCCTTCAGGGTGACGGTTGCCGGGCAGATTAGGGCCGGGCGGCAACCGCTCCCCGGACGGGCTCCCTTCCAGGGTGACGGTTGCCGGGCAGATTAGGGCCGGGCGGCAACCGCAGGCGGAGGGCCTCCAGCTAACGAAGCGGCGCCTCGTTAGCGCCGGAGGCGAAGAGGGGCCGGAGGCGTTTGCGCCAGGCGGGCGTCGCGCTCCCGGGCCCGGCGCCCGACGCGTTGCAGCTCGCGCCG includes:
- the PRRT1 gene encoding proline-rich transmembrane protein 1; this encodes MAAEKPAPPPPPPAAVGAALLEPRGPPHDYLPIAVLTTLCCFWPTGVVAIVKAVQVRAAVARGDIVSAEIASREARNFSFISLAVGIAAMVLCTILTVVIIIAAQHHDNDWEP